DNA sequence from the Planctomycetota bacterium genome:
TTTCCCGGATCTCGGGCTTGGCGGTCTTGAGGGCCAGGGCCAGACGCGTCGTGTCCACGTGTTTGAGCAGGTTCTGGATCCCCCGGTCGTTGACCCGCAGCAGGTCGCCGAAGGTGAACATCGCGCGGCGGATTTTCTCGGCCAGCTCCGGCTCCTCCGTCCGCAGGCCCTCCAGAAGCGTGCGCTCCGTGGAGCGCCGCACGAGGTTGAGGATCCGCGCCGCGGCCGCCACGCCGTCGGCCTGCCGGAAGCCGGGGGCCATCAGGGAGGCGAGGCGGCTTTCCAGGGCCTGCTCGACCTGGCGGACGACTTCGGGGCTCGTGGGCTCCAGGGACGCCAGCCGGCGGATCACTTCCTGCTGCTTGACGATCGGCAGCTCCTCGACGATCCGCGCCGCCTGAACGGGTTCGAGATGCGAAAGGATGAGCGCGATCATCTGGGGATGCTCGTCCGAGAGAAACGCCACGATGTTTTCCGGATCGGCGCGCCGCAGAAACTCGAAGCGGGAGCGGCCCAGCGTCTGCTCGATGCCCTCGAGAATGCGGCGCGCCTCGTCGGGC
Encoded proteins:
- the fliG gene encoding flagellar motor switch protein FliG → MADETRDLRVRARAAAARKAAILMVSLDPESSARLMAELDRAEQERVTLEIVRLEDAPPAPGERERVLREFYTALVAREAGDPGGLAAARQILERLHPPDEARRILEGIEQTLGRSRFEFLRRADPENIVAFLSDEHPQMIALILSHLEPVQAARIVEELPIVKQQEVIRRLASLEPTSPEVVRQVEQALESRLASLMAPGFRQADGVAAAARILNLVRRSTERTLLEGLRTEEPELAEKIRRAMFTFGDLLRVNDRGIQNLLKHVDTTRLALALKTAKPEIREKFFRNMSQRARDRIAEELDLMGPVRVADVEAAQQGIVDEILRLEEAGELVVEGRSDAESLMVE